The Candidatus Binatia bacterium genome segment CCAAGATGGTTTTGCTGGTCGCCGCATTCGCCGCGGCGGGATACTTCCTGCCTCAACTCGCTCTCCAACGCAAAGCCAAGGCGCGCACGTTGGCCATACGCGATTCCCTGCCCGACACTTTGGATCTCCTTGTCATCTGCGTCGAGGCCGGCCTGGCCATGGACGCCGCCTTGGTTCGTGTAGCGAAAGAACAGGCGGAGCAAGGATTGATCATCGGCGAGGAGTTCCAGTTGATGACCCGGGAGATCCATGCCGGCATGGCGCGACGGGAGGCCCTTTCCCGGCTGGCCGAGCGGACCGACCTCGATGAGCTGAGAGGCCTGCTGACTTTCCTGAACCAAACGGAAGAGCTGGGCGGAAGCGTCGGCCGCTCGCTCAGAGTCTACGCGAGCACGATGCGCGACAAGCGCAGCCACAAGGCGGAAGAGGCGGCCAGGAAGGCGGTCATCAAGCTCGTCTTTCCAATCGCTCTTTTTGTCCTGCCCGCGCTGTTCTTGGTTATCTTCTCGCCGATTGTCATCAGCATCGCCAAGCTGCTTGTCAGCACCGGGAGTCACTAACATGCCGATCATTAACCTCGACAAGAACACGTGGCTCGCGACCAAAGTCAGAAAAGCCGACAGCTTTTTAACCCGGCTGGTGGGACTGATCAAAAGAAATAAGCTTGGCCCCGAAGAGGCGCTCTGGCTGATCCCCAGCAAAGGGGTTCACACCGTCGGGATGAAGTTCCCTATCGACGTCATCTTCCTGGATAAGAACTATAAAGTCGTGGACGTAGTTCCGGCCATGGTTCCCTATCGCGCCACCAAGATTCATCTGACGGCTTACAGTGCCTTGGAGTTGCCCAAAGGCGCGATCGGAAAATCTCGCACCGAACCGGGAGACCGGCTGGACATATCGCAGGCGGAATCCTCGGCGGTCGATGATTTGAGAGAGACCCAACTGAACGAAGTCGGGTAAACGAAATCATGCAGAAGCCATTTCTTTACAGGTACGCAGAGTCCCAAGGCGGACAGGTCATCGTTCTGGCCGCTTTATTGCTGATTCCGGTTGTAGGCATCATCGGGGTAGCCATAGATGCAGGCTTCCTTTTCCAGCTCAAAAGGAACATGCAGACGGCCGCTGATAGCGCTGCCGTTGCGGGAGCCCTAGAGACACGGAAGGGCAGTAACATAACTGCGATCACCACGGCGGCCGAGGACGACGCGGCCTTAAACGGGTTTACAAAAGGGGTGGACAACGTAAACGTCACAGTCAACAGTCCGCCAGCGAGCGGGCAGTATAGCGCCAGCGACGACTATATCGAGGTGATCGTTAATCAGAGGAAATCGACCTTCTTTATCCGCGTCCTGTCTCTCATCTCATCCGACGACTTCAGCACCGCCACAGTTGCGGCCCGGGCTGTCGCCGGCCCTAAGCCTTTGCCCGAGTGCATCTGGGCACTGAATCCCTTGGCGGTCACGGGATTGACGGTCGCTGGCACCGCCAGTATTAACGCCGCAGAGTGCGGCGTCTATGTCAGATCAAGCTCGAGCACTGCGATGATCCTCAATGGAGGCGCGTGTGTGCACGTCAAAGAAATCGACATCGTGGGAAACTACACAGGCGGTTGTGCCACCCCCACCCCAAGAACCAACGCTCCGGCAAAGTCCGATCCGCTGAGAAGTCTACCGGCGCCCACCCCCAGTCTCCCCTGCATTCTACCGCTGCCGACACAGCGGAATTTTAACCCGGGTACTTATTGTACGATTGCCGTCAGTGGCAACGAGGCGTGGACCTTCAATCCAGGCACCTATTATATCGTCGGCGGCTTCACGATAGGCGGTAACGCAACCGTCACGGGCAACGGGGTAACTTTTTATATCGCAGCAGGAGGAAGCGTCAGCTTCGCCGGAACCGGTGCAGTGAGGCTCTCGGCTCCGACCAGTGGAACCTATAAAGGTGTTCTCCTGTTCCAGGGCCGCACTAACCCGATTCCGGCCGCGATGTCGGGAGGCTCTAACAAAATCTTCAATGGGACAATCTACGTTCCCGGCGCCGTCCTTTCTTTTTCAGGAGGGAGTTGCTCCGAATCTCGCACTGTGCTCATTGCCGATATTATCACAATTTCGGGTTCAACCTGTTTTGCGCAGCCCACGAACGCTCCATCGGGCCCCGGAAATGTAGTGCTCGCGGAATGAATATGAAATCTATATCGAATAAGGGCCAAGCCCTGGTTGAATTTGCTTTGCTCTTGCCGTTTCTCGTCCTGCTGCTCCTGCCGACGATCGATCTGGGACGAATCTTTTATTTTGCAATGGCGGTGACCCAGGCGGCGCGCGCGGGCGCGGAGTATGGATTTCACAATCAGACGGATTCTGCGGGCATGACGGCGGCGGCAGTGGCTACCGGCGCCGACGTAGGCTTGACCACAAGCGACGTGACCACAGCCGACATGTACTGGCGCTGTCCGAGCGATGCAACGACGACGAAGCATACCAATTTTCCAATCCCACCGGCAAGCTGCGGGACCGGCATCGCGGCTGTCGTCTACGTCAGGATCGTAGTCACCAAGGACTTTAGCCTGCTTTACAGCTATCCCTGGGTCGCCGACACGCTTACAATAACAAGATCCGCAGAAATGCGGGTGCAATAAGGATGAGAAAAGTGATTCGAGGCGAGGCGGGCCAGAGCACCGTAGAGTTTGCCCTGATCCTCCTCCTTTTCCTGATGGTAATCTTGGGCATCTTTGAAGGCAGTCGATTGATCTTTGACTACAACATTGTCTCGGAAGCCGCGAGAGAGGGAGTTCGCTATGCCACGGTTCGCGGGAGCGCCTGTGCTCTTCCCGACGGCTCCTCCTGTACCGCCTCCGCGACCCAGATCAGTGGCTACGTTCAGAGCAAAGCCGTAGGGCGGCCTGTGACCGTGAACGTGACCTGGCCCGCCCCCCCCGACCCAGGGAGCACCGTCGTGGTCCAAGTGACCTCTTCTTTCACGCCCGTGGTGTGGTTTATCCCGGCCGTCGACCTCTCAAGCGAAGCCCGAATGGTGATCGCCCGCTAGGTCGCTTGCGCTCAAAATCTTCGAGTATTTTGGAAACCAATTCGTCGTTGGCTGTCTAGACAGCCATCTTGCTGAGTTCCGAATGGGAATAACTTTGCTCGGCTGCCGCGGCAAATTTTGCTAGCTTGCGATAGAGTGTTCGGGGAGATATGCCAAGCAACTCGGCGGCCTTCATCTTGTTGTTATCAGACTTTCGGATTGCCTCCTCCACCACTTCCCTTTCAGCCTGCTCGATGGTCCGAATCGCCTTGGCGCCGATCTCTACCCGGTGACCGGTCGCGTACTGCTGCAAATGCATCGGCAGGTCGGCGACGGTCACGTACTCCTCATCCGAAACCATCAGCGCGCTCTCGATCACATTCTTGAGTTCCCGGACATTGCCCGGCCATGGATAATCCAAAAACAACGCCTTGACCGAGCTGCTTAACTTTTTTGCTGGTTTGGGATTCGGCCCACAAGCCCGGCGGATAAAGTGCTCGACCAAAGGCAGAACATCTTCCCTGCGCTCATACAGCGGCGGCAAGATGATGCGGGCGCTGTTCAATCGATAATAAAGGTCCTTGCGAAAGCTGTCGTTCGAGATGGCCTGCTCGAGATTTCGGTTGGTCGCGGCGACAATGCGCACGTCGGCGGTTTTAGCCGAAGAGTCTCCGATCCTGTAGTATTCGCGGCTTTCCAAAAAGCGCAAAAGCTTCAGTTGAATATTCGGAGAGAGATCTCCGATCTCATCGAAAAACAGCGTTCCCCCTTCGGCAGACTCGATCAGCCCCATTTTGTTCTTATCGGCTCCGGTGAACGCGCCTTTGACGTGTCCGAATAGCTCGCTCTCGACCAGGGTATCCGGAATCGCGCTGACGTTGCACGGAACGAACGGCCCGGTCTTTCTCGGACTCTCATCGCAAATGTAGCGAGCCACCACCTCTTTACCGGTGCCCGTCTCGCCGGTGATTAGGATGGTTACGTCGTGCTTGGCATAACGAGTTGCCAAGTCCAGGACCTCGCGGAACTTTGTCCCTTCCGCGATTATTTGCTGCGAGAATGATTCTTCCGGCCGAGGACTGTCGGCCTCGATCTGGCAGCCAAGAAGGTATTGAAGGTTTTGGGGAAACTCGGCATGAAAGGTAACCAGCGTAGCGCTTGAGCCGCCGATCCTGGACCGATAAACGAACTTCTCCCAGCCCGGGCCCTGGCACATGGCGACATCAACGAAGATATATTTGACCTGATCTAAAAGGAAGGAGTAGGCACGTTCGGCTTCTTCCCAGCTACTGCTCAGATGGATCGATAAGCCCCGCTCTTCGAGGGACTTTTGAACCGGAGCGACCGGAGCGCCCAGTCCGTAAATCACCAGTGTGTGGATATTGGACATTATTTAGTCTGGTCGTCGCGATAATGTTTCAAATGGATGCTCGCAGCATGGATGGAACGTCCCAGTACACAAAAGTTCTCTCTAAGTCCATCTTGATCCTTGGAACTCCAATCCCTTCAATTCTGCTAATGGCCCTGCCATAGCGAGGGGGCTAACCGGGCAAAGAATGGCAGCACTCTTACCTCCTAGAGCTATCGGCAGATTCTGCCGTAACATTAAGTGGGCTAAAGGCCCCTCACCCGTTGGATTCAACAGCGCAACGATTCGAAGGACTTAGCTTCTTACGAGGATTTATGGGTCAGTACGAGTCGGTATTACAATCGGCTGCCGATCAGGCACGATTCAGGTCGAGATCGAGACCGCGAAGCGCCTGCCAATGGCCGGCTGTGCCTACTACGCGATCGGGAAGCCCGTATATCGACACCTTAATTTTCTCTTGAACAGCCTTCCAACCGAGAGTAGACTTTTCACTCAACTAGTTTCGAAGTTATCGAAGAGAGATTTCACCGGTTCGCCTTTTCGGACAAGAACTCCAGGACTTCTTGCGGATGCTCCTCGGCGTTCTTCACCGTCTGCCAATGTTTTCTGACCTTGCCGTCCGCGCCGATCACGACCGTCGAGCGGATCGTGCCTTCGACCGTTTTGCCGTACATTATCTTTTTGCCCCAAGCGCCGTAGGCGCGCATGACCTTGGCCTCGGGATCTGAAAGCAATACGAATGGCAGGCGATAGGCGGTTTTAAATTTATCGTGCGACGCGGGACTGTCTTTGCTGACGCCGAGAACCGCGGCG includes the following:
- a CDS encoding TadE/TadG family type IV pilus assembly protein gives rise to the protein MIRGEAGQSTVEFALILLLFLMVILGIFEGSRLIFDYNIVSEAAREGVRYATVRGSACALPDGSSCTASATQISGYVQSKAVGRPVTVNVTWPAPPDPGSTVVVQVTSSFTPVVWFIPAVDLSSEARMVIAR
- a CDS encoding sigma-54 dependent transcriptional regulator; the encoded protein is MSNIHTLVIYGLGAPVAPVQKSLEERGLSIHLSSSWEEAERAYSFLLDQVKYIFVDVAMCQGPGWEKFVYRSRIGGSSATLVTFHAEFPQNLQYLLGCQIEADSPRPEESFSQQIIAEGTKFREVLDLATRYAKHDVTILITGETGTGKEVVARYICDESPRKTGPFVPCNVSAIPDTLVESELFGHVKGAFTGADKNKMGLIESAEGGTLFFDEIGDLSPNIQLKLLRFLESREYYRIGDSSAKTADVRIVAATNRNLEQAISNDSFRKDLYYRLNSARIILPPLYERREDVLPLVEHFIRRACGPNPKPAKKLSSSVKALFLDYPWPGNVRELKNVIESALMVSDEEYVTVADLPMHLQQYATGHRVEIGAKAIRTIEQAEREVVEEAIRKSDNNKMKAAELLGISPRTLYRKLAKFAAAAEQSYSHSELSKMAV
- a CDS encoding peroxiredoxin encodes the protein MGSKTTTGKRSFSTFIPETTRPDGTKEACGFRDLNQDVQKAGAAVLGVSKDSPASHDKFKTAYRLPFVLLSDPEAKVMRAYGAWGKKIMYGKTVEGTIRSTVVIGADGKVRKHWQTVKNAEEHPQEVLEFLSEKANR
- a CDS encoding DUF192 domain-containing protein; this translates as MPIINLDKNTWLATKVRKADSFLTRLVGLIKRNKLGPEEALWLIPSKGVHTVGMKFPIDVIFLDKNYKVVDVVPAMVPYRATKIHLTAYSALELPKGAIGKSRTEPGDRLDISQAESSAVDDLRETQLNEVG
- a CDS encoding type II secretion system F family protein, translated to MELLLAIGIFGLVGSFLYIFLAPKPAAQHEIIQQRIGAIAAVQTKAPSSVRVSDTQEQTIWERIGNFFLGEKELPAKYDKSRRLLYRAGYPWERAVRIFWGVRIFLAAFFGLISIGLAFVSLTPLPKMVLLVAAFAAAGYFLPQLALQRKAKARTLAIRDSLPDTLDLLVICVEAGLAMDAALVRVAKEQAEQGLIIGEEFQLMTREIHAGMARREALSRLAERTDLDELRGLLTFLNQTEELGGSVGRSLRVYASTMRDKRSHKAEEAARKAVIKLVFPIALFVLPALFLVIFSPIVISIAKLLVSTGSH
- a CDS encoding pilus assembly protein TadG-related protein → MQKPFLYRYAESQGGQVIVLAALLLIPVVGIIGVAIDAGFLFQLKRNMQTAADSAAVAGALETRKGSNITAITTAAEDDAALNGFTKGVDNVNVTVNSPPASGQYSASDDYIEVIVNQRKSTFFIRVLSLISSDDFSTATVAARAVAGPKPLPECIWALNPLAVTGLTVAGTASINAAECGVYVRSSSSTAMILNGGACVHVKEIDIVGNYTGGCATPTPRTNAPAKSDPLRSLPAPTPSLPCILPLPTQRNFNPGTYCTIAVSGNEAWTFNPGTYYIVGGFTIGGNATVTGNGVTFYIAAGGSVSFAGTGAVRLSAPTSGTYKGVLLFQGRTNPIPAAMSGGSNKIFNGTIYVPGAVLSFSGGSCSESRTVLIADIITISGSTCFAQPTNAPSGPGNVVLAE
- a CDS encoding TadE/TadG family type IV pilus assembly protein, whose protein sequence is MKSISNKGQALVEFALLLPFLVLLLLPTIDLGRIFYFAMAVTQAARAGAEYGFHNQTDSAGMTAAAVATGADVGLTTSDVTTADMYWRCPSDATTTKHTNFPIPPASCGTGIAAVVYVRIVVTKDFSLLYSYPWVADTLTITRSAEMRVQ